A region from the Excalfactoria chinensis isolate bCotChi1 chromosome 11, bCotChi1.hap2, whole genome shotgun sequence genome encodes:
- the CENPT gene encoding centromere protein T isoform X4, whose translation MVRRAAFHGALLTHRQPAGAGPGSGGPELHLHRQVDGLHVLGRAPYRGLGGGAGALRGRGGGGGGGSSGGGAGAAGGPRCFALVDAAQREDGGDPHQVGLAAALEVLAADPVPGGGLEGAEAAADARPGDVLQPEAPQLLVLGEGVEVQRLVAVRVVVAARHAAGEARHGGGPSGRGRGAPPPDYSSHKANRGLSPLADAARPGRTGTTRPTMQRGEREAERRLSAAPELRAPHCAASQNYRSRRAARRRRLPSGAARSRETAVRARLSTRRLSRGFAMAGRAGLRAGRGASRTPSGAVRASPRHHRARVRKQEPVLSAVAGSGSRKENKAGSTQPRFRPNAFSELDNATPRLMLRRIIQNQPQVSPLALQTVQLNEQEDVRPEPPSQRTSSTVELQLPDLAPEDKSVTTFHMTRKRKKLSISEFERAADKRLTQNQAHSMLDSTLARSFRMSVGSVMAPDTVEKRGLLRRPQNRRAIDIAAFEGGVEQNMLQIKAQDYLVDLQASSLIGTTTIRTDTEVVLSNTELFVEPQFEQNHLAVEPQLSDSKTSAQRSNTSAHREASMEDLVSGASADEGKARRFSEKDLITDREHVDGMTKKTPAKQGEEEQDHSQQNDPMEQFSESEEMAGTTEHHADAEYSERSEKKLSRKAESQLTATQDVGIEMEMTPLEGGGVAEGAEHQDLSKAELEMAGSVGAGSLGRDSPASYSPEKSGTKPLKEAVEQTGEIERGTITGELDAAEVFTEDESEIEDNENEEISMKTPTFVRAAADRPHPVLPSPRPVKSAAPELPPQPVRAKPVPKSSGPTERKTREPEIARGLIKQIFSHYVKMPVARDAYKIVEKCSERYFKQISSDLEAYSQHAGRKTVEMADVELLMRRQGLVTDKMPLHVLVERHLPLEYRKLLIPIAC comes from the exons ATGGTCCGGCGGGCCGCCTTCCACGGGGCCCTCCTGACCCACCGGCAGCCAGCAGGGGCTGGGCCCGGCAGCGGCGGCCCCGAGCTCCACCTGCACCGTCAGGTCGATGGGCTTCACGTCCTCGGCCGCGCCCCCTATCGGGGCCTcggcggcggggccggagccctgcggggccgcggcggcggcggcggcggcggcagcagcggcggcggggcgggggcggcgggcggcccgCGCTGCTTTGCGCTCGTTGACGCCGCGCAGCGGGAAGATGGTGGGGACCCGCACCAGGTAGGACTTGCGGCCGCCCTGGAAGTGCTCGCTGCAGACCCGGTGCCCGGTGGTGGGCTGGAAGGTGCTGAAGCAGCCGCTGACGCCCGCCCGGGAGACGTTCTTCAGCCAGAGGCGCCTCAGCTCCTCGTCCTTGGGGAAGGTGTAGAAGTGCAGCGCCTTGTCGCGGTGCGAGTTGTTGTAGCAGCCCGGCACGCAGCAGGTGAAGCCCGGCATGGCGGGGGTCCCTCGGGGCGCGGACGCGGGGCCCCCCCGCCGGACTACAGCTCCCACAAGGCCAACCGCGGCCTCTCGCCGCTCGCCGACGCCGCCCGCCCGGGCCGCACCGGAACTACGCGGCCCACAATGCAGCGCGGGGAGCGGGAGGCCGAGCGCCGCCTCAGCGCCGCGCCGGAACTACGCGCCCCACACTGCGCTGCGTCTCAAAACTACCGCTCCCGGCGTGCCGCGCGGCGACGGCGCCTCCCGTCGGGCGCTGCGAGATCTCGCGAGACTGCCGTGCGCGCGCGGCTTTCGACGCGACGGTTATCCCGGGGCTTCGCTATGGCCGGCAGGGCCGGACTACGAGCCGGCCGCGGGGCGTCCCGCACACCGAGCGGCGCCGTCAGAGCGTCTCCGAGGCACCACCGGGCTCGGGTGAGGAAGCAGGAGCCCGTCCTGTCCGCTGTG GCTGGATCTGGCTCCAGGAAGGAGAACAAGGCCGGCAGCACCCAGCCGAGGTTCAGACCCAATGCCTTCTCTGAGCTGGACAATGCCACGCCGCGCCTCATGCTGCGGAGGATCATCCAGAACC AACCACAAGTGTCGCCTCTAGCACTTCAGACAGTTCAGTTGAATGAACAAGAAGATGTTCGACCAGAGCCTCCATCTCAGAGGACTTCTAGCAC GGTGGAACTGCAACTGCCAGACCTTGCTCCTGAAGATAAATCTGTCACTACGTTTCACATGActaggaagagaaagaaactcaGCATCTCTGAATTTGAGAGAGCAGCGGACAAGCGGCTTACTCAGAACCAGG ctcaTTCAATGTTGGACAGCACTTTGGCTCG ATCTTTTCGCATGTCAGTTGGTTCAGTGATGGCACCGGACACTGTTGAAAAAAGAGGCTTACTCCGGAGGCCGCAGAATCGCAGAGCTATTGACATTGCTGCTTTTGAAGGGGGAGTGGAACAGAACATGCTGCAGATAAAAG CGCAAGATTATCTTGTGGATTTGCAAGCATCGTCTCTGATTGGAACAACTACAATAAGGACTGATACAGAAGTTGTGCTGAGTAATACAGAGCTCTTTGTTGAGCCTCAGTTTGAACAGAACCATCTTGCTGTTGAACCACAGCTATCAGATTCAAAGACTTCAGCACAAAGAAGCAATACTTCTGCTCACAGGGAAGCGAGTATGGAGGACCTGGTGTCTGGTGCGAGCGCAGATGAGGGAAAAGCCCGGAGATTTTCTGAAAAGGACTTAATAACTGATCGTGAACATGTTGATGGGATGACTAAGAAAACACCTgcaaagcagggagaagaggagCAGGATCACTCCCAGCAGAATGACCCGATGGAACAGTTCTCTGAGTCAGAAGAAATGGCCGGCA CTACAGAGCACCATGCAGATGCTGAATATTCTGAACgttcagagaagaaactgtcaagaaaagcagaatcacagctaACAGCAACCCAGGATGTTGGAATCGAAATGGAAATGACCCCTTTAGAAGGAGGAGGAGTAGCAGAAGGCGCTGAGCACCAAGACTTGTCCAAAGCTG AGCTGGAGATGGCTGGAAGCGTTGGAGCTGGAAGTCTTGGCAGGGATTCTCCTGCTTCATATTCCCCTGAAAAATCTGGGACAAAGCCATTAAAAGAAGCTGTTGAGCAAACAGGTGAAATAGAGCGTGGGACCATCACAGGAGAACTGGATGCTGCTGAAGTGTTTACTGAGGATGAAAGTGAAATAGAAGACAACGAGAATGAAG aaATTTCCATGAAGACACCCACGTTTGTCCGTGCTGCAGCTGACAGACCACATCCTGTGCTGCCATCTCCACGTCCTGTGAAATCCGCTGCTCCTGA GTTGCCCCCTCAGCCGGTGCGGGCTAAGCCAGTTCCAAAGAGCTCAGGAccaacagagaggaaaacacgTGAGCCTGAAATAGCAAGAGGGCTGATAAAGCAGATATTTAGCCATTATGTGAAAATGCCAGTGGCCAGAGATGCCTATAAAATTGTTGAAAAATG CTCTGAGAGATACTTCAAGCAGATTAGCAGTGATCTGGAAGCTTACAGCCAGCATGCAGGTAGGAAGACGGTGGAGATGGCTGACGTGGAACTCCTCATGAGAAG GCAAGGGCTGGTGACAGACAAGATGCCATTGCACGTGCTGGTGGAGCGTCACCTCCCTCTGGAGTACAGGAAGCTGCTGATTCCCATTGCT TGCTAA
- the CENPT gene encoding centromere protein T isoform X2, producing the protein MVRRAAFHGALLTHRQPAGAGPGSGGPELHLHRQVDGLHVLGRAPYRGLGGGAGALRGRGGGGGGGSSGGGAGAAGGPRCFALVDAAQREDGGDPHQVGLAAALEVLAADPVPGGGLEGAEAAADARPGDVLQPEAPQLLVLGEGVEVQRLVAVRVVVAARHAAGEARHGGGPSGRGRGAPPPDYSSHKANRGLSPLADAARPGRTGTTRPTMQRGEREAERRLSAAPELRAPHCAASQNYRSRRAARRRRLPSGAARSRETAVRARLSTRRLSRGFAMAGRAGLRAGRGASRTPSGAVRASPRHHRARAGSGSRKENKAGSTQPRFRPNAFSELDNATPRLMLRRIIQNQPQVSPLALQTVQLNEQEDVRPEPPSQRTSSTVELQLPDLAPEDKSVTTFHMTRKRKKLSISEFERAADKRLTQNQAHSMLDSTLARSFRMSVGSVMAPDTVEKRGLLRRPQNRRAIDIAAFEGGVEQNMLQIKAQDYLVDLQASSLIGTTTIRTDTEVVLSNTELFVEPQFEQNHLAVEPQLSDSKTSAQRSNTSAHREASMEDLVSGASADEGKARRFSEKDLITDREHVDGMTKKTPAKQGEEEQDHSQQNDPMEQFSESEEMAGTTEHHADAEYSERSEKKLSRKAESQLTATQDVGIEMEMTPLEGGGVAEGAEHQDLSKAELEMAGSVGAGSLGRDSPASYSPEKSGTKPLKEAVEQTGEIERGTITGELDAAEVFTEDESEIEDNENEEISMKTPTFVRAAADRPHPVLPSPRPVKSAAPELPPQPVRAKPVPKSSGPTERKTREPEIARGLIKQIFSHYVKMPVARDAYKIVEKCSERYFKQISSDLEAYSQHAGRKTVEMADVELLMRRQGLVTDKMPLHVLVERHLPLEYRKLLIPIARKSFCQNHPVWRQATACEQLMSAGMDGSILC; encoded by the exons ATGGTCCGGCGGGCCGCCTTCCACGGGGCCCTCCTGACCCACCGGCAGCCAGCAGGGGCTGGGCCCGGCAGCGGCGGCCCCGAGCTCCACCTGCACCGTCAGGTCGATGGGCTTCACGTCCTCGGCCGCGCCCCCTATCGGGGCCTcggcggcggggccggagccctgcggggccgcggcggcggcggcggcggcggcagcagcggcggcggggcgggggcggcgggcggcccgCGCTGCTTTGCGCTCGTTGACGCCGCGCAGCGGGAAGATGGTGGGGACCCGCACCAGGTAGGACTTGCGGCCGCCCTGGAAGTGCTCGCTGCAGACCCGGTGCCCGGTGGTGGGCTGGAAGGTGCTGAAGCAGCCGCTGACGCCCGCCCGGGAGACGTTCTTCAGCCAGAGGCGCCTCAGCTCCTCGTCCTTGGGGAAGGTGTAGAAGTGCAGCGCCTTGTCGCGGTGCGAGTTGTTGTAGCAGCCCGGCACGCAGCAGGTGAAGCCCGGCATGGCGGGGGTCCCTCGGGGCGCGGACGCGGGGCCCCCCCGCCGGACTACAGCTCCCACAAGGCCAACCGCGGCCTCTCGCCGCTCGCCGACGCCGCCCGCCCGGGCCGCACCGGAACTACGCGGCCCACAATGCAGCGCGGGGAGCGGGAGGCCGAGCGCCGCCTCAGCGCCGCGCCGGAACTACGCGCCCCACACTGCGCTGCGTCTCAAAACTACCGCTCCCGGCGTGCCGCGCGGCGACGGCGCCTCCCGTCGGGCGCTGCGAGATCTCGCGAGACTGCCGTGCGCGCGCGGCTTTCGACGCGACGGTTATCCCGGGGCTTCGCTATGGCCGGCAGGGCCGGACTACGAGCCGGCCGCGGGGCGTCCCGCACACCGAGCGGCGCCGTCAGAGCGTCTCCGAGGCACCACCGGGCTCGG GCTGGATCTGGCTCCAGGAAGGAGAACAAGGCCGGCAGCACCCAGCCGAGGTTCAGACCCAATGCCTTCTCTGAGCTGGACAATGCCACGCCGCGCCTCATGCTGCGGAGGATCATCCAGAACC AACCACAAGTGTCGCCTCTAGCACTTCAGACAGTTCAGTTGAATGAACAAGAAGATGTTCGACCAGAGCCTCCATCTCAGAGGACTTCTAGCAC GGTGGAACTGCAACTGCCAGACCTTGCTCCTGAAGATAAATCTGTCACTACGTTTCACATGActaggaagagaaagaaactcaGCATCTCTGAATTTGAGAGAGCAGCGGACAAGCGGCTTACTCAGAACCAGG ctcaTTCAATGTTGGACAGCACTTTGGCTCG ATCTTTTCGCATGTCAGTTGGTTCAGTGATGGCACCGGACACTGTTGAAAAAAGAGGCTTACTCCGGAGGCCGCAGAATCGCAGAGCTATTGACATTGCTGCTTTTGAAGGGGGAGTGGAACAGAACATGCTGCAGATAAAAG CGCAAGATTATCTTGTGGATTTGCAAGCATCGTCTCTGATTGGAACAACTACAATAAGGACTGATACAGAAGTTGTGCTGAGTAATACAGAGCTCTTTGTTGAGCCTCAGTTTGAACAGAACCATCTTGCTGTTGAACCACAGCTATCAGATTCAAAGACTTCAGCACAAAGAAGCAATACTTCTGCTCACAGGGAAGCGAGTATGGAGGACCTGGTGTCTGGTGCGAGCGCAGATGAGGGAAAAGCCCGGAGATTTTCTGAAAAGGACTTAATAACTGATCGTGAACATGTTGATGGGATGACTAAGAAAACACCTgcaaagcagggagaagaggagCAGGATCACTCCCAGCAGAATGACCCGATGGAACAGTTCTCTGAGTCAGAAGAAATGGCCGGCA CTACAGAGCACCATGCAGATGCTGAATATTCTGAACgttcagagaagaaactgtcaagaaaagcagaatcacagctaACAGCAACCCAGGATGTTGGAATCGAAATGGAAATGACCCCTTTAGAAGGAGGAGGAGTAGCAGAAGGCGCTGAGCACCAAGACTTGTCCAAAGCTG AGCTGGAGATGGCTGGAAGCGTTGGAGCTGGAAGTCTTGGCAGGGATTCTCCTGCTTCATATTCCCCTGAAAAATCTGGGACAAAGCCATTAAAAGAAGCTGTTGAGCAAACAGGTGAAATAGAGCGTGGGACCATCACAGGAGAACTGGATGCTGCTGAAGTGTTTACTGAGGATGAAAGTGAAATAGAAGACAACGAGAATGAAG aaATTTCCATGAAGACACCCACGTTTGTCCGTGCTGCAGCTGACAGACCACATCCTGTGCTGCCATCTCCACGTCCTGTGAAATCCGCTGCTCCTGA GTTGCCCCCTCAGCCGGTGCGGGCTAAGCCAGTTCCAAAGAGCTCAGGAccaacagagaggaaaacacgTGAGCCTGAAATAGCAAGAGGGCTGATAAAGCAGATATTTAGCCATTATGTGAAAATGCCAGTGGCCAGAGATGCCTATAAAATTGTTGAAAAATG CTCTGAGAGATACTTCAAGCAGATTAGCAGTGATCTGGAAGCTTACAGCCAGCATGCAGGTAGGAAGACGGTGGAGATGGCTGACGTGGAACTCCTCATGAGAAG GCAAGGGCTGGTGACAGACAAGATGCCATTGCACGTGCTGGTGGAGCGTCACCTCCCTCTGGAGTACAGGAAGCTGCTGATTCCCATTGCT aggaaaagcttCTGTCAGAACCATCCTGTTTGGAGACAGGCAACAGCATGTGAGCAGTTAATGAGTGCTGGTATGGATGGCAGCATCTTATGTTAG
- the CENPT gene encoding centromere protein T isoform X1, whose translation MVRRAAFHGALLTHRQPAGAGPGSGGPELHLHRQVDGLHVLGRAPYRGLGGGAGALRGRGGGGGGGSSGGGAGAAGGPRCFALVDAAQREDGGDPHQVGLAAALEVLAADPVPGGGLEGAEAAADARPGDVLQPEAPQLLVLGEGVEVQRLVAVRVVVAARHAAGEARHGGGPSGRGRGAPPPDYSSHKANRGLSPLADAARPGRTGTTRPTMQRGEREAERRLSAAPELRAPHCAASQNYRSRRAARRRRLPSGAARSRETAVRARLSTRRLSRGFAMAGRAGLRAGRGASRTPSGAVRASPRHHRARVRKQEPVLSAVAGSGSRKENKAGSTQPRFRPNAFSELDNATPRLMLRRIIQNQPQVSPLALQTVQLNEQEDVRPEPPSQRTSSTVELQLPDLAPEDKSVTTFHMTRKRKKLSISEFERAADKRLTQNQAHSMLDSTLARSFRMSVGSVMAPDTVEKRGLLRRPQNRRAIDIAAFEGGVEQNMLQIKAQDYLVDLQASSLIGTTTIRTDTEVVLSNTELFVEPQFEQNHLAVEPQLSDSKTSAQRSNTSAHREASMEDLVSGASADEGKARRFSEKDLITDREHVDGMTKKTPAKQGEEEQDHSQQNDPMEQFSESEEMAGTTEHHADAEYSERSEKKLSRKAESQLTATQDVGIEMEMTPLEGGGVAEGAEHQDLSKAELEMAGSVGAGSLGRDSPASYSPEKSGTKPLKEAVEQTGEIERGTITGELDAAEVFTEDESEIEDNENEEISMKTPTFVRAAADRPHPVLPSPRPVKSAAPELPPQPVRAKPVPKSSGPTERKTREPEIARGLIKQIFSHYVKMPVARDAYKIVEKCSERYFKQISSDLEAYSQHAGRKTVEMADVELLMRRQGLVTDKMPLHVLVERHLPLEYRKLLIPIARKSFCQNHPVWRQATACEQLMSAGMDGSILC comes from the exons ATGGTCCGGCGGGCCGCCTTCCACGGGGCCCTCCTGACCCACCGGCAGCCAGCAGGGGCTGGGCCCGGCAGCGGCGGCCCCGAGCTCCACCTGCACCGTCAGGTCGATGGGCTTCACGTCCTCGGCCGCGCCCCCTATCGGGGCCTcggcggcggggccggagccctgcggggccgcggcggcggcggcggcggcggcagcagcggcggcggggcgggggcggcgggcggcccgCGCTGCTTTGCGCTCGTTGACGCCGCGCAGCGGGAAGATGGTGGGGACCCGCACCAGGTAGGACTTGCGGCCGCCCTGGAAGTGCTCGCTGCAGACCCGGTGCCCGGTGGTGGGCTGGAAGGTGCTGAAGCAGCCGCTGACGCCCGCCCGGGAGACGTTCTTCAGCCAGAGGCGCCTCAGCTCCTCGTCCTTGGGGAAGGTGTAGAAGTGCAGCGCCTTGTCGCGGTGCGAGTTGTTGTAGCAGCCCGGCACGCAGCAGGTGAAGCCCGGCATGGCGGGGGTCCCTCGGGGCGCGGACGCGGGGCCCCCCCGCCGGACTACAGCTCCCACAAGGCCAACCGCGGCCTCTCGCCGCTCGCCGACGCCGCCCGCCCGGGCCGCACCGGAACTACGCGGCCCACAATGCAGCGCGGGGAGCGGGAGGCCGAGCGCCGCCTCAGCGCCGCGCCGGAACTACGCGCCCCACACTGCGCTGCGTCTCAAAACTACCGCTCCCGGCGTGCCGCGCGGCGACGGCGCCTCCCGTCGGGCGCTGCGAGATCTCGCGAGACTGCCGTGCGCGCGCGGCTTTCGACGCGACGGTTATCCCGGGGCTTCGCTATGGCCGGCAGGGCCGGACTACGAGCCGGCCGCGGGGCGTCCCGCACACCGAGCGGCGCCGTCAGAGCGTCTCCGAGGCACCACCGGGCTCGGGTGAGGAAGCAGGAGCCCGTCCTGTCCGCTGTG GCTGGATCTGGCTCCAGGAAGGAGAACAAGGCCGGCAGCACCCAGCCGAGGTTCAGACCCAATGCCTTCTCTGAGCTGGACAATGCCACGCCGCGCCTCATGCTGCGGAGGATCATCCAGAACC AACCACAAGTGTCGCCTCTAGCACTTCAGACAGTTCAGTTGAATGAACAAGAAGATGTTCGACCAGAGCCTCCATCTCAGAGGACTTCTAGCAC GGTGGAACTGCAACTGCCAGACCTTGCTCCTGAAGATAAATCTGTCACTACGTTTCACATGActaggaagagaaagaaactcaGCATCTCTGAATTTGAGAGAGCAGCGGACAAGCGGCTTACTCAGAACCAGG ctcaTTCAATGTTGGACAGCACTTTGGCTCG ATCTTTTCGCATGTCAGTTGGTTCAGTGATGGCACCGGACACTGTTGAAAAAAGAGGCTTACTCCGGAGGCCGCAGAATCGCAGAGCTATTGACATTGCTGCTTTTGAAGGGGGAGTGGAACAGAACATGCTGCAGATAAAAG CGCAAGATTATCTTGTGGATTTGCAAGCATCGTCTCTGATTGGAACAACTACAATAAGGACTGATACAGAAGTTGTGCTGAGTAATACAGAGCTCTTTGTTGAGCCTCAGTTTGAACAGAACCATCTTGCTGTTGAACCACAGCTATCAGATTCAAAGACTTCAGCACAAAGAAGCAATACTTCTGCTCACAGGGAAGCGAGTATGGAGGACCTGGTGTCTGGTGCGAGCGCAGATGAGGGAAAAGCCCGGAGATTTTCTGAAAAGGACTTAATAACTGATCGTGAACATGTTGATGGGATGACTAAGAAAACACCTgcaaagcagggagaagaggagCAGGATCACTCCCAGCAGAATGACCCGATGGAACAGTTCTCTGAGTCAGAAGAAATGGCCGGCA CTACAGAGCACCATGCAGATGCTGAATATTCTGAACgttcagagaagaaactgtcaagaaaagcagaatcacagctaACAGCAACCCAGGATGTTGGAATCGAAATGGAAATGACCCCTTTAGAAGGAGGAGGAGTAGCAGAAGGCGCTGAGCACCAAGACTTGTCCAAAGCTG AGCTGGAGATGGCTGGAAGCGTTGGAGCTGGAAGTCTTGGCAGGGATTCTCCTGCTTCATATTCCCCTGAAAAATCTGGGACAAAGCCATTAAAAGAAGCTGTTGAGCAAACAGGTGAAATAGAGCGTGGGACCATCACAGGAGAACTGGATGCTGCTGAAGTGTTTACTGAGGATGAAAGTGAAATAGAAGACAACGAGAATGAAG aaATTTCCATGAAGACACCCACGTTTGTCCGTGCTGCAGCTGACAGACCACATCCTGTGCTGCCATCTCCACGTCCTGTGAAATCCGCTGCTCCTGA GTTGCCCCCTCAGCCGGTGCGGGCTAAGCCAGTTCCAAAGAGCTCAGGAccaacagagaggaaaacacgTGAGCCTGAAATAGCAAGAGGGCTGATAAAGCAGATATTTAGCCATTATGTGAAAATGCCAGTGGCCAGAGATGCCTATAAAATTGTTGAAAAATG CTCTGAGAGATACTTCAAGCAGATTAGCAGTGATCTGGAAGCTTACAGCCAGCATGCAGGTAGGAAGACGGTGGAGATGGCTGACGTGGAACTCCTCATGAGAAG GCAAGGGCTGGTGACAGACAAGATGCCATTGCACGTGCTGGTGGAGCGTCACCTCCCTCTGGAGTACAGGAAGCTGCTGATTCCCATTGCT aggaaaagcttCTGTCAGAACCATCCTGTTTGGAGACAGGCAACAGCATGTGAGCAGTTAATGAGTGCTGGTATGGATGGCAGCATCTTATGTTAG
- the CENPT gene encoding centromere protein T isoform X5 gives MVRRAAFHGALLTHRQPAGAGPGSGGPELHLHRQVDGLHVLGRAPYRGLGGGAGALRGRGGGGGGGSSGGGAGAAGGPRCFALVDAAQREDGGDPHQVGLAAALEVLAADPVPGGGLEGAEAAADARPGDVLQPEAPQLLVLGEGVEVQRLVAVRVVVAARHAAGEARHGGGPSGRGRGAPPPDYSSHKANRGLSPLADAARPGRTGTTRPTMQRGEREAERRLSAAPELRAPHCAASQNYRSRRAARRRRLPSGAARSRETAVRARLSTRRLSRGFAMAGRAGLRAGRGASRTPSGAVRASPRHHRARAGSGSRKENKAGSTQPRFRPNAFSELDNATPRLMLRRIIQNQPQVSPLALQTVQLNEQEDVRPEPPSQRTSSTVELQLPDLAPEDKSVTTFHMTRKRKKLSISEFERAADKRLTQNQAHSMLDSTLARSFRMSVGSVMAPDTVEKRGLLRRPQNRRAIDIAAFEGGVEQNMLQIKAQDYLVDLQASSLIGTTTIRTDTEVVLSNTELFVEPQFEQNHLAVEPQLSDSKTSAQRSNTSAHREASMEDLVSGASADEGKARRFSEKDLITDREHVDGMTKKTPAKQGEEEQDHSQQNDPMEQFSESEEMAGTTEHHADAEYSERSEKKLSRKAESQLTATQDVGIEMEMTPLEGGGVAEGAEHQDLSKAELEMAGSVGAGSLGRDSPASYSPEKSGTKPLKEAVEQTGEIERGTITGELDAAEVFTEDESEIEDNENEEISMKTPTFVRAAADRPHPVLPSPRPVKSAAPELPPQPVRAKPVPKSSGPTERKTREPEIARGLIKQIFSHYVKMPVARDAYKIVEKCSERYFKQISSDLEAYSQHAGRKTVEMADVELLMRRQGLVTDKMPLHVLVERHLPLEYRKLLIPIAVSGNKVIPCK, from the exons ATGGTCCGGCGGGCCGCCTTCCACGGGGCCCTCCTGACCCACCGGCAGCCAGCAGGGGCTGGGCCCGGCAGCGGCGGCCCCGAGCTCCACCTGCACCGTCAGGTCGATGGGCTTCACGTCCTCGGCCGCGCCCCCTATCGGGGCCTcggcggcggggccggagccctgcggggccgcggcggcggcggcggcggcggcagcagcggcggcggggcgggggcggcgggcggcccgCGCTGCTTTGCGCTCGTTGACGCCGCGCAGCGGGAAGATGGTGGGGACCCGCACCAGGTAGGACTTGCGGCCGCCCTGGAAGTGCTCGCTGCAGACCCGGTGCCCGGTGGTGGGCTGGAAGGTGCTGAAGCAGCCGCTGACGCCCGCCCGGGAGACGTTCTTCAGCCAGAGGCGCCTCAGCTCCTCGTCCTTGGGGAAGGTGTAGAAGTGCAGCGCCTTGTCGCGGTGCGAGTTGTTGTAGCAGCCCGGCACGCAGCAGGTGAAGCCCGGCATGGCGGGGGTCCCTCGGGGCGCGGACGCGGGGCCCCCCCGCCGGACTACAGCTCCCACAAGGCCAACCGCGGCCTCTCGCCGCTCGCCGACGCCGCCCGCCCGGGCCGCACCGGAACTACGCGGCCCACAATGCAGCGCGGGGAGCGGGAGGCCGAGCGCCGCCTCAGCGCCGCGCCGGAACTACGCGCCCCACACTGCGCTGCGTCTCAAAACTACCGCTCCCGGCGTGCCGCGCGGCGACGGCGCCTCCCGTCGGGCGCTGCGAGATCTCGCGAGACTGCCGTGCGCGCGCGGCTTTCGACGCGACGGTTATCCCGGGGCTTCGCTATGGCCGGCAGGGCCGGACTACGAGCCGGCCGCGGGGCGTCCCGCACACCGAGCGGCGCCGTCAGAGCGTCTCCGAGGCACCACCGGGCTCGG GCTGGATCTGGCTCCAGGAAGGAGAACAAGGCCGGCAGCACCCAGCCGAGGTTCAGACCCAATGCCTTCTCTGAGCTGGACAATGCCACGCCGCGCCTCATGCTGCGGAGGATCATCCAGAACC AACCACAAGTGTCGCCTCTAGCACTTCAGACAGTTCAGTTGAATGAACAAGAAGATGTTCGACCAGAGCCTCCATCTCAGAGGACTTCTAGCAC GGTGGAACTGCAACTGCCAGACCTTGCTCCTGAAGATAAATCTGTCACTACGTTTCACATGActaggaagagaaagaaactcaGCATCTCTGAATTTGAGAGAGCAGCGGACAAGCGGCTTACTCAGAACCAGG ctcaTTCAATGTTGGACAGCACTTTGGCTCG ATCTTTTCGCATGTCAGTTGGTTCAGTGATGGCACCGGACACTGTTGAAAAAAGAGGCTTACTCCGGAGGCCGCAGAATCGCAGAGCTATTGACATTGCTGCTTTTGAAGGGGGAGTGGAACAGAACATGCTGCAGATAAAAG CGCAAGATTATCTTGTGGATTTGCAAGCATCGTCTCTGATTGGAACAACTACAATAAGGACTGATACAGAAGTTGTGCTGAGTAATACAGAGCTCTTTGTTGAGCCTCAGTTTGAACAGAACCATCTTGCTGTTGAACCACAGCTATCAGATTCAAAGACTTCAGCACAAAGAAGCAATACTTCTGCTCACAGGGAAGCGAGTATGGAGGACCTGGTGTCTGGTGCGAGCGCAGATGAGGGAAAAGCCCGGAGATTTTCTGAAAAGGACTTAATAACTGATCGTGAACATGTTGATGGGATGACTAAGAAAACACCTgcaaagcagggagaagaggagCAGGATCACTCCCAGCAGAATGACCCGATGGAACAGTTCTCTGAGTCAGAAGAAATGGCCGGCA CTACAGAGCACCATGCAGATGCTGAATATTCTGAACgttcagagaagaaactgtcaagaaaagcagaatcacagctaACAGCAACCCAGGATGTTGGAATCGAAATGGAAATGACCCCTTTAGAAGGAGGAGGAGTAGCAGAAGGCGCTGAGCACCAAGACTTGTCCAAAGCTG AGCTGGAGATGGCTGGAAGCGTTGGAGCTGGAAGTCTTGGCAGGGATTCTCCTGCTTCATATTCCCCTGAAAAATCTGGGACAAAGCCATTAAAAGAAGCTGTTGAGCAAACAGGTGAAATAGAGCGTGGGACCATCACAGGAGAACTGGATGCTGCTGAAGTGTTTACTGAGGATGAAAGTGAAATAGAAGACAACGAGAATGAAG aaATTTCCATGAAGACACCCACGTTTGTCCGTGCTGCAGCTGACAGACCACATCCTGTGCTGCCATCTCCACGTCCTGTGAAATCCGCTGCTCCTGA GTTGCCCCCTCAGCCGGTGCGGGCTAAGCCAGTTCCAAAGAGCTCAGGAccaacagagaggaaaacacgTGAGCCTGAAATAGCAAGAGGGCTGATAAAGCAGATATTTAGCCATTATGTGAAAATGCCAGTGGCCAGAGATGCCTATAAAATTGTTGAAAAATG CTCTGAGAGATACTTCAAGCAGATTAGCAGTGATCTGGAAGCTTACAGCCAGCATGCAGGTAGGAAGACGGTGGAGATGGCTGACGTGGAACTCCTCATGAGAAG GCAAGGGCTGGTGACAGACAAGATGCCATTGCACGTGCTGGTGGAGCGTCACCTCCCTCTGGAGTACAGGAAGCTGCTGATTCCCATTGCTGTGAGTGGGAATAAAGTGATTCCCTGCAAGTGA